The genomic window AAGAGGCGGCCCAAGGTTGTATCAGTCGCGCCCTATGCGTCGGCCAAGCCATCAAAACGGCTACCCCAGAATAAGCATCACATATAGCAAGTGTACTCTGGCGATGCCATGATCTGCGATTGCCCATATCAACCGCTTAACACTGAGTTTATGCGGTTGTTATATTTAGCCTTTTAGGTAATTTTTTGCATGACATTTACCAACCATATTGTCGCCGTCGCGACATGCCGCACCCCCTATAAACAAAAGTTTGGCATCCCAAGGCAACCCGGATTGGTTGAAGCCCGCGGCTATGTCGAGCTCGAACCCCATGTGAATCATATCGATGCGGTGCGAGGTATCGAGCAATACTCCCATCTGTGGTTACTCTTTTGCTTCCATGAGAATCTTGCCCAAGGCTGGAAAACCACAGTGCGCCCGCCCCGTTTAGGTGGCAATGAAAAACTCGGCGTCTTCGCGACTCGCTCCACCTTTAGGCCCAATGGCATTGGTCAGTCGGTCGTAAAACTCCACGGCGTAGTACAACGTAAGGGCAAAGTGTGCCTCGAAATTTCCGGGATGGATCTCCTCGATGGCACGCCGATTATTGATATTAAGCCCTATATTCCCTTCTCGGATTCCATTACCGATGCGATAGGAGGAATCGCCCAGGAAGCGCCCCATTTAATTTCGGTAGTGTTTTCTGCCCATGCCAACGTCCAAATTGAACGCTACGCCGAGCAGGACAGCTACACAGATTTAGCCCTGCTGATCCGCGGCGTACTC from Shewanella putrefaciens includes these protein-coding regions:
- the tsaA gene encoding tRNA (N6-threonylcarbamoyladenosine(37)-N6)-methyltransferase TrmO, yielding MTFTNHIVAVATCRTPYKQKFGIPRQPGLVEARGYVELEPHVNHIDAVRGIEQYSHLWLLFCFHENLAQGWKTTVRPPRLGGNEKLGVFATRSTFRPNGIGQSVVKLHGVVQRKGKVCLEISGMDLLDGTPIIDIKPYIPFSDSITDAIGGIAQEAPHLISVVFSAHANVQIERYAEQDSYTDLALLIRGVLGQDPRPAYKKAKDDPKLYQVALYDLDVFWQMAVDDNEQEYILVLELKPGKCG